A single window of Syntrophotalea acetylenica DNA harbors:
- a CDS encoding diguanylate cyclase domain-containing protein, giving the protein MDPKSAFSVRWHNSLLFRTPLLFLLLLAVLVASLTIIMDTVARPRLEEQSFRMVNQVGSTMVAQLGERLAVAETLARALSTTSAVLPLRADDHMRIIPRLIDKLGPSSYIIGGGVWYEPFSFEPDHERRSFFWGRNAEGLLDFVKDYDDPDSPGYHREEWYVPGRYLKPGKVFWSRSYVDPHTYVPMVTCTAPIYRDGRFTGVVTVDLKLEGLEAFFDAQAKKISGYAFAVDRNGKFLSFPDVTLTRLSRTDRLGRKQIEYIQARDLAAQKPQFAPLASAVYASSKELLEKSRQSDSFDPDMAATIARQGADISPDEAALITAVLQEPRLGSQDGGLLLRHFTTDGDLLLEEPCSVAIFHVPGTYWKIVTVTPVSHAMSTAKAIYRALLIALIMSVSAAVLGAFLTLNTMLMRPLARLTHQLRSAIDINAEEMLCLDETFHNEFGTFAYWFNVRTRKLADTLEQLRIIRGELEQRVAERTEKLAQTNIKLELEVQQRRRAQQFLRRLAMLDPLTDVANRRSFDAALPSFWQRARQKETPLALVLVDMDRFKPFNDTYGYQAGDQCLKKIAQTMAACIQGDEERIARFGGEQFAVIVPDSDSEAANSLAEKIRSQIEALHIPHQGEGAFGVVTVSVGVASMQPTRDNTYEQLIARANRALFAAKKGGRNRVVLDTTLPG; this is encoded by the coding sequence ATGGACCCCAAGAGCGCGTTTTCGGTGCGTTGGCATAACAGTCTTCTGTTTCGCACCCCTTTGCTGTTTCTGCTGCTGCTTGCCGTGCTGGTAGCCAGCCTGACCATTATCATGGATACCGTCGCCCGGCCACGCCTGGAGGAGCAGTCCTTCCGCATGGTCAACCAGGTAGGCAGTACCATGGTCGCCCAACTGGGCGAGCGACTGGCCGTTGCCGAAACGCTGGCCCGCGCCCTTTCCACGACCAGCGCCGTACTGCCCTTGCGGGCAGATGACCACATGCGGATAATCCCGCGCCTGATTGACAAGCTGGGTCCGTCATCCTATATCATCGGCGGCGGGGTCTGGTACGAACCCTTCAGCTTTGAGCCGGACCATGAGCGACGCAGTTTTTTCTGGGGGCGCAACGCCGAAGGCCTCCTTGATTTTGTCAAGGACTATGACGACCCCGACAGCCCCGGCTATCATCGGGAGGAATGGTATGTACCGGGCAGGTATCTCAAACCCGGCAAGGTTTTCTGGTCCCGATCCTATGTCGATCCCCACACCTATGTCCCCATGGTGACCTGCACCGCGCCGATCTACCGCGACGGCCGGTTTACCGGCGTGGTAACCGTCGACCTCAAACTGGAAGGACTGGAGGCCTTTTTTGATGCGCAGGCCAAAAAAATCAGCGGCTATGCCTTCGCCGTCGACCGCAACGGTAAGTTTCTGTCGTTTCCCGATGTAACCCTTACCCGCCTCAGCCGCACGGACAGGCTGGGGCGCAAACAGATCGAATATATCCAGGCCCGCGACCTCGCCGCCCAGAAACCGCAATTCGCGCCCCTGGCGTCGGCTGTTTACGCCAGCAGCAAGGAACTGCTGGAAAAATCCCGCCAGTCCGACAGTTTCGACCCCGACATGGCCGCGACAATCGCCCGCCAGGGTGCGGACATATCGCCGGATGAAGCCGCGCTTATCACGGCCGTGCTGCAGGAACCCCGACTCGGCAGCCAGGACGGCGGTCTGCTGCTCCGGCATTTCACCACCGACGGCGACCTGCTCCTGGAAGAGCCATGCAGCGTGGCGATTTTTCATGTGCCCGGAACCTACTGGAAAATCGTCACCGTCACGCCGGTAAGCCATGCCATGTCGACGGCCAAGGCCATCTATCGTGCGTTGCTGATCGCTCTGATCATGAGCGTATCGGCGGCAGTCCTCGGGGCCTTTCTGACTCTGAACACCATGCTGATGCGCCCCCTGGCCCGCCTGACCCACCAGCTCAGAAGCGCCATCGACATCAATGCTGAAGAAATGTTGTGCCTCGACGAAACCTTCCACAACGAATTCGGAACCTTCGCCTACTGGTTCAACGTCAGGACGCGAAAGCTGGCCGATACTCTGGAGCAGCTGCGCATCATCCGTGGCGAACTGGAACAGAGGGTCGCGGAGAGGACCGAGAAACTGGCGCAGACCAACATCAAGCTTGAACTGGAAGTTCAGCAGCGGCGACGCGCCCAGCAGTTTCTGCGGCGGCTGGCCATGCTGGATCCGCTGACGGATGTCGCCAACCGGCGCAGTTTCGATGCCGCCCTGCCGTCCTTCTGGCAGCGAGCCCGGCAAAAAGAGACCCCTTTGGCACTGGTGCTGGTCGATATGGACCGGTTCAAACCGTTCAACGATACCTACGGCTACCAGGCCGGCGACCAGTGCCTCAAAAAGATCGCGCAGACCATGGCGGCGTGCATTCAGGGCGACGAAGAGCGCATCGCCCGATTCGGTGGCGAGCAATTCGCCGTAATCGTTCCCGACAGCGACAGCGAGGCAGCTAATTCCCTGGCTGAAAAAATCCGAAGTCAAATCGAAGCCCTGCACATCCCCCATCAGGGAGAAGGGGCTTTCGGCGTGGTCACGGTCAGCGTCGGCGTCGCCAGCATGCAACCAACGCGGGACAACACTTACGAGCAGCTCATCGCCCGCGCCAACCGGGCACTCTTCGCAGCAAAAAAAGGTGGCCGCAACCGGGTGGTTCTCGATACGACATTGCCGGGATGA
- a CDS encoding DEAD/DEAH box helicase, whose protein sequence is MEFSTFDFHPQIRQGITAAGYVSPTPIQAQAIPPILAGQDVMGLAQTGTGKTAAFALPVLQRLMKSRGGRVRALVVAPTRELAEQIHQAFCSLGAHTGLKSLTVYGGVSIRPQITALKRGVDIVVACPGRLLDHIENKHIDLSAVEALVLDEADQMFDMGFFPAIRRILGHLPKRRQTLLFSATMPDEIRRLSGEILATPITVRIGNTAPAETVTHALYPVAQQQKTAMLLELLGAGDMGSVLVFTRTKHRAKRLGLQLDKAGFQACSLQGNLSQARRQEALEGFRKGKYRILVATDIAARGIDVSRVSHVINYDMPATAETYVHRIGRTGRASRQGEAFTLVSGEDTAMIRAIEKMLKAPLERRTVQGFAYEDPAVSDAPPVKANPGASRQPRSKRPVGRGAAPKRNRNYAGTSRDASSGVRGRRNAD, encoded by the coding sequence ATGGAATTCAGTACATTCGATTTTCACCCGCAGATTCGCCAGGGCATCACTGCCGCCGGTTATGTTTCGCCCACTCCCATCCAGGCACAGGCCATTCCGCCCATTCTTGCCGGGCAGGATGTCATGGGGCTGGCCCAGACCGGCACAGGGAAAACCGCTGCGTTTGCCCTGCCGGTACTGCAGCGCCTCATGAAGTCGCGCGGTGGCCGGGTGCGGGCGCTGGTAGTGGCGCCTACGCGCGAACTGGCGGAACAGATTCATCAGGCCTTTTGCAGCCTTGGCGCCCATACGGGACTTAAAAGCCTGACTGTTTACGGCGGCGTGAGCATCCGGCCGCAGATCACCGCGCTCAAACGAGGTGTCGATATCGTGGTGGCTTGCCCGGGGCGGCTGCTCGATCATATTGAAAACAAGCACATCGATCTGTCCGCTGTTGAAGCTCTGGTGCTCGACGAAGCCGATCAGATGTTCGACATGGGGTTTTTCCCTGCCATCCGGCGTATTCTGGGCCACCTGCCGAAACGGCGCCAGACCCTGTTGTTTTCCGCCACCATGCCGGATGAAATCCGGCGCCTGTCCGGTGAAATTCTGGCGACGCCGATAACGGTGCGGATAGGAAATACCGCGCCGGCCGAAACTGTCACCCATGCCTTGTATCCTGTTGCCCAGCAGCAGAAAACCGCCATGTTGCTGGAACTTCTCGGAGCCGGCGACATGGGGTCGGTGCTTGTATTTACCCGAACCAAGCATCGCGCCAAGCGGTTGGGCCTGCAACTCGATAAAGCAGGATTCCAGGCCTGCTCCCTGCAGGGGAACCTCTCCCAGGCGCGCCGTCAGGAAGCGCTTGAGGGATTCCGGAAGGGTAAATACCGGATTCTGGTCGCGACGGATATCGCAGCGCGGGGCATCGATGTGTCTCGTGTTTCCCATGTTATAAATTACGACATGCCCGCTACCGCTGAAACCTACGTGCATCGCATCGGTCGTACCGGCCGGGCTTCGCGCCAGGGCGAAGCTTTTACCCTGGTCTCCGGCGAGGATACCGCCATGATCCGGGCCATTGAAAAGATGCTGAAAGCTCCGCTGGAGCGGCGCACTGTCCAGGGATTTGCCTACGAGGACCCGGCTGTATCCGATGCGCCGCCTGTCAAAGCAAACCCTGGGGCCAGTCGGCAACCCCGGAGCAAACGCCCCGTTGGGCGCGGTGCGGCGCCCAAACGGAACAGAAATTATGCCGGGACTTCCAGGGACGCCAGTTCCGGCGTCAGGGGGCGGCGCAACGCTGATTGA
- a CDS encoding LysE family translocator: MESYILLSGITLVAMASPGPDMLLLMRNGLTGGRAAGFATVLGICAGLLVHVSLSVAGLAWLITRNVYIHDAVRLLGAAYLLFIGIRALRFRGALNLENLAFQNRRSACQGLRDGFLCNLLNPKVTIYIFSIFTQFIAPGDSLWVKTGYGMTIVLTSLCGWSLFILLVQHRFVRLGLARFNTLINRIFGGVMIALGLRIALVRD, encoded by the coding sequence ATGGAATCTTATATTCTGCTCTCCGGCATTACCCTGGTCGCCATGGCCAGTCCCGGCCCGGATATGTTGCTGCTGATGCGCAACGGCCTCACCGGAGGACGCGCTGCCGGCTTTGCCACGGTGCTCGGTATCTGCGCAGGGTTGCTGGTGCATGTCTCCCTGTCCGTGGCCGGTCTGGCCTGGCTGATCACGCGCAATGTCTATATCCACGATGCCGTGCGCCTGCTTGGAGCCGCCTACCTGCTGTTTATCGGCATCAGGGCCTTGCGGTTTCGTGGCGCGCTGAATCTCGAAAACCTGGCCTTTCAGAACCGCCGTTCAGCATGCCAGGGGCTGCGCGACGGCTTTTTATGCAATCTGCTCAATCCCAAGGTCACCATCTATATTTTCAGCATTTTCACCCAGTTCATCGCACCGGGAGACTCCCTCTGGGTAAAAACCGGCTACGGCATGACCATCGTGCTGACCTCCCTGTGCGGATGGTCGCTGTTCATACTGCTGGTCCAGCACAGATTCGTCCGTCTGGGCCTGGCGCGGTTCAATACCCTTATCAACCGTATTTTCGGAGGCGTCATGATCGCCCTGGGGCTGCGCATCGCCCTGGTTCGCGACTGA
- a CDS encoding DUF4911 domain-containing protein has protein sequence MDKGLRSSPSRRVPNPDGTGKQDRVDRRSVKSAMLDKRWYVVSRRDIGYLRFILESYDGLLFMRTVDAATGTIEVGFHPSRRQDALALLHALSDEVGLAPADPPRLTDPPVV, from the coding sequence ATGGACAAGGGGCTGCGCAGCAGTCCGTCACGTCGTGTACCCAACCCGGACGGCACCGGAAAGCAGGATCGCGTAGACAGAAGGAGTGTGAAATCGGCTATGCTGGATAAACGCTGGTACGTCGTATCCCGCAGAGACATTGGTTATCTGCGGTTCATTCTGGAAAGTTATGACGGATTGCTTTTCATGCGCACCGTCGATGCCGCCACGGGCACCATCGAAGTCGGCTTCCATCCTTCCCGGCGCCAGGATGCCCTGGCCCTTCTCCACGCCCTGAGCGACGAGGTCGGTCTTGCGCCGGCCGATCCGCCACGACTCACCGACCCGCCGGTTGTCTGA
- a CDS encoding mechanosensitive ion channel family protein, translated as MSDFLEALDALFHETFLGIGVGRFAAAFGIIVAFLILKKVFGHVFVNVIFPLATRTQSRYDDEFLNCIRKPAELLVIIIGLFIAVQVLQLPTAPVDIRRGAHALLKVLVTFDIGWALFNLVSLLDIFLSGWVSKTESPLDDHLLPFIRKSLRAFIIFLAVIMTIQNLGYSISGLLASLGIGGLAVALAAKDTLSNVFGSFMIILDRPFHIGDWVKAGDMEGVVEEVGFRSTKIRTFAKTLITVPNNIIANLAVDNFSRMPKRRIKLNVGVTYETGPAQMRRAVSRIRDMLASHPAIQQDFFLVNFNDFGASSLDIMVYCFTTTTVWEEYLAARQDICLKIMDILDELGLEIAFPSHSVYLRGREGEKDGAASASPALPA; from the coding sequence ATGAGTGATTTTCTGGAAGCCCTCGATGCCCTCTTTCACGAAACCTTTCTCGGCATCGGCGTCGGCCGTTTTGCCGCCGCATTCGGTATCATCGTTGCTTTCCTTATCCTGAAAAAAGTTTTCGGCCATGTATTCGTCAACGTCATCTTCCCACTGGCCACCCGGACGCAGAGCCGCTATGACGACGAATTTTTGAACTGCATCCGCAAACCGGCCGAACTGCTGGTGATCATCATCGGTCTGTTCATCGCCGTGCAGGTCCTGCAACTGCCCACCGCTCCGGTCGACATCCGGCGCGGTGCCCACGCTCTGCTCAAGGTGCTGGTCACCTTCGATATCGGCTGGGCCCTGTTCAATCTGGTCAGCCTCCTCGACATCTTTTTGTCCGGATGGGTCAGCAAAACCGAATCACCCCTCGATGACCACCTGCTGCCGTTTATCCGCAAGAGCCTGCGGGCGTTTATCATCTTTCTGGCGGTGATCATGACCATCCAGAACCTCGGCTACTCCATCTCGGGACTGCTGGCTTCCCTCGGCATCGGCGGCCTGGCCGTGGCCCTGGCGGCCAAGGACACCCTGTCGAATGTGTTCGGCTCGTTCATGATCATCCTCGACCGGCCGTTTCATATCGGCGACTGGGTCAAGGCCGGCGACATGGAAGGCGTGGTCGAAGAGGTCGGCTTCCGCTCCACCAAGATCCGCACCTTCGCCAAAACCCTGATCACCGTCCCCAACAACATAATAGCCAATCTGGCCGTGGACAATTTCAGCCGCATGCCCAAACGGCGCATCAAGCTGAACGTCGGCGTGACCTACGAAACAGGCCCGGCACAAATGCGCCGGGCCGTGTCCCGAATCCGCGACATGCTGGCCAGCCATCCAGCCATTCAGCAGGACTTTTTCCTGGTCAATTTCAACGACTTCGGCGCATCGTCCCTGGACATCATGGTCTATTGCTTCACCACAACCACCGTCTGGGAGGAATATCTGGCAGCCCGCCAGGACATCTGCCTGAAAATCATGGACATCCTGGATGAACTGGGCCTGGAGATCGCTTTCCCCAGCCATTCGGTGTACCTGCGCGGACGGGAAGGGGAAAAAGACGGGGCAGCATCGGCATCGCCGGCGCTGCCCGCCTGA
- the lat gene encoding L-lysine 6-transaminase — protein sequence MIHPHDVKRTLGRYMLTEGYDIILDLDRSLGSWFVDQRTGERFLDFFSMYASMAVGYNHPRLLKERARLGRLAVNKPSNSDVYTTAMAEFVDTFARVAMPSAMPHVFFIDGGALAVENAMKTAFDWKVRKNLVAGYKEDIGRQVIHFRQAFHGRSGYTLSLTNTYDPRKTRFFPKFDWPRIVNPKLTFPITEENLASVCHLENEALGTIGRIIDEQGEDVAAIIIEPIQGEGGDNHFRAEFLQALRQLCDRHDILLIFDEVQTGVGLTGRFWAFEHFGVQPDLLAFGKKTQVCGMLASRRIDEVSCHVFQERSRINSTFGGNLVDMARCTHILRIIEEEGLVENARRQGELLLAELCQLAAEFPRVVSNPRGRGLMCAFDVPDNHTRDQLVRAFFRRRLLLIGCGGCSIRFRAHLIVTEEEILHGIGIIRSVLREGDYLSLEIARDPCHWSGT from the coding sequence GTGATTCATCCCCACGATGTAAAGCGGACCCTGGGCCGCTATATGCTGACCGAAGGGTACGATATTATTCTCGATCTGGATCGTTCCCTGGGGAGCTGGTTTGTCGATCAGCGCACGGGGGAACGGTTCCTCGATTTCTTTTCCATGTACGCTTCCATGGCGGTGGGCTACAACCATCCCCGGTTGCTGAAGGAGCGGGCGCGGCTGGGCCGGTTGGCGGTGAACAAGCCTTCCAACTCGGACGTCTATACCACGGCCATGGCCGAGTTCGTCGATACCTTCGCCCGTGTCGCCATGCCCTCGGCGATGCCGCATGTGTTTTTCATCGACGGCGGTGCGCTGGCGGTGGAGAATGCCATGAAAACCGCCTTTGACTGGAAGGTAAGGAAGAATCTGGTCGCCGGATACAAAGAAGACATCGGCAGGCAGGTGATTCATTTCCGCCAGGCCTTCCATGGCCGTTCCGGCTACACCCTGTCGCTGACCAATACCTATGATCCGCGCAAGACGCGCTTTTTCCCCAAATTCGACTGGCCGCGAATCGTCAATCCGAAACTGACCTTCCCCATCACCGAAGAGAACCTGGCTTCGGTTTGCCATCTGGAGAACGAGGCACTGGGAACCATCGGCCGGATCATTGACGAGCAAGGGGAGGATGTCGCCGCGATCATCATCGAGCCGATTCAGGGGGAGGGGGGCGACAACCATTTCCGCGCGGAATTTTTGCAGGCCCTGCGGCAGTTGTGCGACCGTCACGATATCCTGCTGATCTTCGACGAAGTACAGACCGGTGTCGGGCTGACGGGACGGTTCTGGGCGTTTGAGCATTTCGGCGTGCAGCCCGACCTGTTGGCTTTTGGCAAGAAGACCCAGGTGTGCGGGATGCTCGCCTCGCGCCGTATCGACGAGGTCAGTTGCCACGTGTTCCAGGAACGCAGTCGCATCAATTCGACCTTCGGCGGAAACCTGGTCGACATGGCGCGCTGTACCCATATTCTGCGCATCATCGAGGAGGAAGGGCTGGTTGAAAATGCCCGGAGGCAGGGCGAACTGCTGTTGGCGGAGCTGTGCCAGCTGGCTGCGGAATTCCCGCGCGTGGTGTCCAATCCTCGGGGGCGCGGTCTGATGTGCGCCTTTGACGTACCGGATAACCATACAAGGGATCAGCTGGTAAGGGCATTTTTCCGCCGCAGATTGTTGCTGATCGGTTGCGGCGGCTGCAGCATCCGTTTCCGCGCCCACCTTATCGTGACGGAGGAGGAGATCCTTCACGGCATCGGGATTATCCGCAGCGTGTTGCGCGAAGGTGATTACCTGAGCCTGGAGATCGCCCGCGATCCCTGCCATTGGAGCGGTACATGA
- a CDS encoding inositol monophosphatase family protein: MQEILNTAETAARRAGAYILEAMRGSRRVDYKGRVDMVTDVDRGSEALILACIRRDWPQHAILAEESGASQAGSDWRWVIDPIDGTTNFVHGYPFFCVSIAVQQRLRTEVAVVYDPVHDEMFTAVRGGGAFLNGAPLQVSRADDLSRTLLATGFPYELGDRWHRSMDYFKLFYYRTHGVRRDGAAALDLCYVAAGRFDGFWEFDLKPWNVAAGLLLVTEAGGRVTDFAGRPAAIDGRQLVASNGAIHDAMLDVLRALPSDPP; the protein is encoded by the coding sequence ATGCAGGAAATCCTCAATACCGCCGAAACCGCTGCCCGCCGTGCCGGCGCCTATATTCTGGAAGCCATGCGCGGTTCGCGCCGCGTCGATTACAAGGGGCGTGTCGACATGGTCACCGATGTCGATCGCGGCTCGGAGGCCCTTATCCTCGCCTGTATCCGCCGGGACTGGCCGCAGCACGCGATTCTGGCCGAGGAGAGCGGCGCCAGCCAGGCCGGCAGCGATTGGCGGTGGGTTATCGACCCCATCGACGGCACCACCAATTTCGTGCATGGCTATCCCTTCTTCTGCGTATCCATCGCTGTGCAGCAGCGCCTGCGGACGGAGGTGGCGGTGGTGTACGACCCCGTGCATGACGAAATGTTCACCGCCGTGCGCGGCGGTGGGGCGTTCCTCAATGGTGCGCCGTTGCAGGTGTCGCGGGCCGACGACCTGTCCAGGACGCTGCTGGCGACGGGGTTTCCTTACGAGCTTGGCGACCGCTGGCACCGCTCGATGGATTATTTCAAGCTGTTTTATTATCGGACCCACGGCGTGCGTCGCGACGGTGCCGCGGCGCTTGATCTGTGTTATGTGGCGGCGGGGCGGTTTGACGGTTTCTGGGAATTCGATCTCAAGCCCTGGAACGTGGCCGCCGGCCTGTTGCTGGTGACCGAAGCCGGTGGCAGGGTGACGGACTTCGCTGGCCGCCCTGCCGCGATCGATGGCCGGCAGCTGGTGGCCAGCAATGGCGCTATTCATGATGCCATGCTCGATG